A region of Canis lupus familiaris isolate Mischka breed German Shepherd chromosome 38, alternate assembly UU_Cfam_GSD_1.0, whole genome shotgun sequence DNA encodes the following proteins:
- the USP21 gene encoding ubiquitin carboxyl-terminal hydrolase 21: MPQASEHRLGRTREPPVNVQPRVGSKLPFAPRARSKERRNPAPGPNPMLRPLPPRPGPPEERLKKLELGRGRTSGPRPRGPLRADHGVPLPGSPPPTVALPLPSRTNLARSKSVSSGDLRPMGIALGGHRGAGELGAALSRLALRPEPPTLRRSASLRRLGGFPGPPTLLSIRTEPPTSHGSFHVISARPSESFYSDDKMAHHTLLLGSGHVGLRNLGNTCFLNAVLQCLSSTRPLRDFCLRRDFRQEVPGGGRAQELTEAFADVIGALWHPDSCEAVNPTRFRAVFQKYVPSFSGYSQQDAQEFLKLLMERLHLEINRRGRRAPPILASSPAPAQPRRGGALLEEPELSDDDRANLMWKRYLEREDSKIVDLFVGQLKSCLKCQACGYRSTTFEVFCDLSLPIPKKGFAGGKVSLRDCFSLFTKEEELESENAPVCDRCRQKTRSTKKLTVQRFPRILVLHLNRFSASRGSIKKSSVGVDFPLQRLSLGDFASDKAGSPVYQLYALCNHSGSVHYGHYTALCRCQTGWHVYNDSRVSPVSENQVASSEGYVLFYQLMQEPPRCL, from the exons ATGCCCCAGGCCTCTGAGCACCGCCTGGGCCGGACCCGAGAGCCACCCGTTAATGTCCAGCCACGAGTGGGATCCAAGCTACCATTTGCCCCGAGGGCCCGAAGCAAGGAGCGCCGAAACCCAGCCCCTGGGCCGAACCCCATGTTAAGACCTCTGCCTCCCCGGCCAGGTCCCCCCGAGGAACGGCTCAAGAAACTGGAGCTGGGACGGGGCCGGACCTCAGGTCCTCGTCCCCGAGGACCCCTCCGGGCAGATCATGGAGTTCCCCTGCCTGGCTCACCACCCCCaactgtggctctgcctctcccttccagGACCAACCTAGCTCGTTCCAAGTCTGTGAGCAGTGGGGACTTGCGTCCTATGGGGATTGCCTTGGGAGGGCATCGTGGTGCTGGAGAGCTAGGGGCCGCGCTGAGCCGCCTGGCGCTCCGGCCTGAGCCTCCCACCCTGAGACGGAGCGCCTCTCTCCGCCGCCTCGGGGGCTTTCCTGGTCCTCCCACCTTGCTCAGTATACGGACGGAGCCCCCTACTTCCCATGGCTCCTTCCACGTCATATCTGCCCGGCCCTCTGAGTCTTTCTACTCCGATGACAAAATG GCTCATCACACACTGCTTCTGGGCTCTGGTCACGTTGGCCTCCGAAATCTGGGGAACACG TGCTTCCTGAATGCAGTGCTACAGTGTTTGAGCAGCACTCGGCCTCTTCGGGACTTCTGTCTGCGAAGGGACTTCCGGCAAGAGGTGCCTGGAGGGGGTCGAGCCCAAGAGCTCACTGAAG CCTTTGCCGATGTGATTGGTGCCCTGTGGCACCCTGACTCCTGTGAAGCTGTGAATCCTACTCGATTCCGAGCTGTCTTCCAGAAATACGTTCCCTCCTTCTCTGGATACAG CCAGCAGGATGCCCAAGAGTTCCTGAAGCTCCTCATGGAGCGGCTGCACCTTGAAATCAACCGGCGGGGCCGCCGGGCTCCACCCATCCTGGCCAGCAGTCCAGCTCCCGCCCAGCCCCGTCGCGGAGGAGCTCTGCTAGAAGAACCTGAGTTGAG TGATGATGACAGAGCCAACCTAATGTGGAAGCGTTACCTGGAGCGAGAAGACAGCAAGATTGTGG ACCTGTTTGTGGGCCAGTTGAAAAGTTGTCTCAAGTGCCAGGCCTGTGGGTATCGCTCCACGACCTTCGAGGTTTTTTGTGACCTGTCCCTGCCCATCCCCAAG aaaGGATTTGCCGGGGGCAAGGTGTCTCTGCGGGATTGTTTCAGCCTGTTCACCAAGGAAGAAGAGCTAGAGTCCGAGAATGCTCCA GTGTGTGACCGGTGTCGGCAGAAAACGCGAAGTACCAAAAAGTTGACCGTACAAAGATTCCCCCGAATCCTCGTGCTTC ATCTTAATCGCTTTTCCGCCTCCCGAGGCTCCATCAAGAAAAGTTCGGTAGGTGTAGACTTCCCGCTGCAGCGACTGAGCCTGGGGGATTTTGCCAGCGACAAAGCCG GAAGCCCCGTGTACCAGCTGTACGCCCTCTGCAACCACTCGGGCAGCGTCCACTACGGCCACTATACAGCCCTGTGCAGATGCCAGACTGGTTGGCATGTCTACAACGACTCTCG CGTGTCCCCCGTCAGTGAAAACCAGGTGGCGTCCAGCGAGGGCTACGTGCTGTTCTACCAACTGATGCAGGAGCCGCCCCGGTGCCTGTGA
- the UFC1 gene encoding ubiquitin-fold modifier-conjugating enzyme 1, translating into MADEATRRVVSEIPVLKTNAGPRDRELWVQRLKEEYQSLIRYVENNKNADNDWFRLESNKEGTRWFGKCWYIHDLLKYEFDIEFDIPVTYPATAPEIAVPELDGKTAKMYRGGKICLTDHFKPLWARNVPKFGLAHLMALGLGPWLAVEIPDLIQKGVIQHKEKCNQ; encoded by the exons ATGGCGGACGAGGCCACCCGGCGTGTGGTGTCTGAGATCCCTGTGCTGAAGACTAACGCCGGACCTCGAGATCGTGAGTTGTGGGTGCAGCGACTCAAGGAGGAATACCAGTCCCTCATCCGG TATGTGGAGAACAACAAGAATGCGGACAATGATTGGTTCCGACTGGAGTCCAACAAGGAAGGGACTCG GTGGTTTGGAAAATGCTGGTACATCCATGACTTGCTCAAATACGAGTTTGACATTGAGTTTGAC ATTCCTGTCACATATCCTGCTACTGCTCCAGAAATTGCGGTTCCTGAACTGGATGGAAAAACAGCAAAGATGTACAG GGGTGGCAAAATATGCCTGACTGACCACTTTAAGCCTTTGTGGGCCAGGAACGTGCCCAAGTTTGGGCTAGCTCATCTTATGGCTCTGGGG CTGGGTCCATGGCTGGCAGTGGAAATCCCCGATCTGATTCAGAAGGGCGTGATTCAGCATAAAGAGAAATGCAACCAATGA